Proteins from one Chitinophaga oryzae genomic window:
- a CDS encoding PD40 domain-containing protein, which yields MTRIFSSLLCLTAVLLGTGCSKKDNAGPGDGGWQASGNIYYDWAEGMGLAVTYRLDLGSGVRSKALGYNGDRHAWDISRDGSIMVQSLEDPNDYDGEVYRIINPQSGETLSEFRKRNSEVSNFTQPQLSPDKSRIAVPPVSDRGLLVMDLQGRLLKEVVTIGGKRVNGSIAWMPDNSIVCVAGSTVYRLNNQYTWGDVVTQMNFNDWNHLAASHDGQRLAFAGGKHIWMMNADGSNRVQVTTSNEEEGYPVFSPDGKYLLVGTNYDGEGNAIQNWELTIIPADGQQYNVTDGADKRVVQLKVKGSDMLQENCNDLMTWR from the coding sequence ATGACAAGAATTTTCTCTTCCCTGTTGTGCCTGACAGCCGTACTATTGGGCACGGGTTGCAGCAAAAAAGACAATGCCGGTCCGGGAGATGGTGGCTGGCAGGCTTCGGGGAACATCTATTATGACTGGGCGGAAGGAATGGGGCTGGCGGTGACCTACCGGCTGGACCTGGGCAGTGGCGTACGTTCCAAGGCGTTGGGGTACAATGGTGACCGTCACGCCTGGGACATCAGCCGCGACGGCAGTATCATGGTCCAGTCGCTGGAAGACCCCAATGATTATGACGGAGAAGTATACCGTATCATCAACCCGCAGAGCGGGGAAACCCTTTCGGAATTCCGGAAGAGAAATTCAGAAGTCAGCAATTTTACGCAACCGCAACTATCCCCCGACAAATCAAGGATAGCAGTACCGCCGGTGTCTGACAGAGGCTTGCTGGTAATGGATTTACAGGGACGGCTGTTAAAGGAGGTGGTTACCATCGGCGGAAAAAGAGTCAATGGCAGTATCGCCTGGATGCCGGACAACAGTATCGTCTGTGTGGCGGGGAGTACCGTATACCGGCTCAATAACCAGTACACCTGGGGCGACGTGGTGACGCAGATGAATTTCAACGACTGGAACCACCTGGCCGCCAGCCATGACGGCCAGCGTCTGGCGTTTGCAGGAGGAAAACACATCTGGATGATGAATGCCGATGGGAGCAACAGGGTACAGGTCACCACCAGTAATGAAGAAGAAGGCTACCCGGTGTTCTCCCCGGATGGAAAATACCTGCTGGTGGGTACTAACTATGACGGGGAAGGCAATGCCATACAAAACTGGGAGCTGACGATCATTCCGGCGGACGGCCAGCAATATAATGTTACAGACGGTGCAGACAAGCGGGTTGTACAGCTGAAGGTGAAGGGCAGCGATATGCTGCAGGAAAACTGTAATGACCTGATGACATGGCGATAG
- a CDS encoding sensor histidine kinase: MQPLPGFPLYRCRRLLLCMLVSLPFVSPAQQPSGQPYPDSLLQLLHYQSNKAEKAEILFQLSQYWADLDSGRGVTYAREALKYIPHDPYHEGRGHYFLAGAFFEYDIPRAQQEYQQAIHRLEQRKSREAVLLLSKAWHNYGALEQRQGREKNFAAILLNKVVPLATQAGDTLRLGNYYLSLSTVFDNIFDYKRAATYALQAAAVFNRQQPGSEYLIACYTAAATSCLSLNDAAACKIYLDSAAGYVNRYPDSRLGPAYYRTTGRYYNHQRAWPQALSHLRQGILLAENVNRPYDATTIKMELYQTYKAQGALDTARQILLDIYRRPYVREMPENMRLILRELASTDSALHRPQAAYDWLLQYSSLTDTLTERQTRQQISELEAKYNYAEKEKALLLVKAHAVRQKMLLWGIIFLLVPFCVVLIFLYRSLRSKALQAQQIAIAKALLYGEERERSRLARDLHDGLGGTLASISIRLSEVSGIPAGPLAPISRQLDLAVSELRRIAHNMAPEALFRLGLQAALQDLSETHSNSRTTVTLQTMDIRDDLPQQVQLMIYRIVQELLTNITKHAAAGEVLIQCSQLDDMFYITAEDNGKGFSMAGIPAGKGIGIQNIRNRVAFLNGKMEIQSSPGKGTIINIELSCKPTTPSPSSL; the protein is encoded by the coding sequence ATGCAACCATTACCCGGTTTTCCATTGTACCGCTGTAGGCGGCTGTTGCTATGCATGCTGGTGTCGCTCCCTTTTGTGAGCCCCGCACAACAGCCTTCCGGACAACCTTATCCGGACAGCCTTCTGCAACTACTCCACTACCAGTCAAACAAAGCGGAAAAAGCGGAAATACTCTTCCAGCTATCACAATACTGGGCCGATCTGGACAGTGGCCGGGGCGTGACATATGCGAGGGAGGCGTTGAAATATATCCCGCATGATCCTTACCACGAAGGCCGCGGGCATTACTTCCTGGCCGGCGCTTTTTTTGAGTATGATATTCCGCGGGCGCAACAGGAGTACCAGCAGGCCATACACCGGCTTGAACAGCGCAAGAGCAGAGAAGCTGTCCTGTTGCTTTCAAAAGCATGGCACAACTACGGCGCCCTGGAACAACGTCAGGGCCGCGAAAAAAATTTCGCAGCAATACTGCTGAACAAGGTCGTACCGCTGGCCACACAGGCGGGCGATACGCTGCGCCTGGGCAATTACTACCTGAGCCTCAGCACCGTCTTTGATAATATTTTCGACTACAAGCGTGCCGCAACATACGCACTGCAGGCAGCCGCTGTTTTCAACCGGCAGCAGCCGGGCAGCGAATACCTGATAGCGTGTTACACTGCCGCCGCCACCAGCTGCCTGTCGCTCAACGATGCGGCTGCCTGTAAAATATATCTCGACAGCGCCGCCGGTTATGTAAACCGGTATCCGGACTCTCGCCTTGGCCCTGCTTATTACCGCACTACGGGCAGGTATTACAATCATCAAAGGGCGTGGCCGCAGGCGTTGTCCCATCTTCGACAAGGCATACTACTCGCAGAGAACGTAAACCGGCCCTACGATGCGACCACCATCAAAATGGAGTTGTACCAGACCTATAAGGCACAGGGGGCGTTGGATACCGCCCGGCAAATATTACTGGATATCTACCGCCGGCCTTATGTAAGAGAAATGCCGGAGAATATGCGGCTGATACTGCGGGAACTGGCCAGCACTGATTCTGCCCTGCACCGTCCGCAGGCAGCATATGACTGGTTACTGCAATACTCCAGCTTGACGGACACCCTGACGGAACGCCAAACGCGACAACAAATCAGTGAACTGGAAGCGAAATACAATTATGCGGAGAAAGAAAAAGCGTTGTTGCTGGTGAAAGCCCATGCAGTCCGTCAGAAAATGTTGTTGTGGGGCATTATCTTCCTGTTGGTTCCCTTCTGTGTGGTATTGATATTTCTCTACCGGTCCCTAAGGAGCAAAGCCCTGCAGGCGCAACAGATAGCTATCGCGAAAGCGCTGTTATACGGAGAAGAGCGGGAACGAAGCCGGCTGGCGCGCGACCTGCATGACGGATTAGGCGGCACGCTGGCCAGTATCAGTATCCGCTTGTCGGAAGTTTCCGGCATTCCCGCCGGTCCGCTTGCACCCATCAGCCGCCAGTTGGACCTGGCAGTGAGTGAACTGCGGCGTATCGCGCATAACATGGCGCCGGAGGCTCTTTTCCGGCTTGGGCTGCAAGCGGCATTACAGGACCTGAGCGAAACGCATTCCAACAGTCGTACGACGGTCACACTGCAGACGATGGATATCCGGGATGACCTGCCTCAACAGGTACAACTTATGATTTACCGTATTGTGCAGGAACTACTGACCAATATCACCAAACATGCAGCAGCCGGAGAAGTACTGATACAATGCAGTCAGCTGGATGACATGTTCTACATTACCGCAGAAGACAACGGCAAAGGCTTTTCAATGGCCGGGATACCGGCCGGCAAAGGTATCGGTATACAGAACATCCGGAACAGGGTAGCGTTCTTAAACGGTAAAATGGAGATACAATCCTCCCCGGGTAAAGGCACCATCATCAATATTGAACTATCATGCAAACCAACAACACCATCTCCGTCATCGTTATAG
- a CDS encoding response regulator has product MQTNNTISVIVIEDHSIFIEGLRTVLEHAPQLDVVAAFTDGETALHYLKEHPVDIALLDISLPGVQGPEVCRTIKRVCPHTAVIVLTNHAEKSMVLDMLKNGADAYLLKNAPKEELLQVITQVLRHEYQLPGPLQQLLFKPAANHNAPFPKLTQREKEVLLLVSEGATTKEIAGKLFISRQTVESHRQHLMQKLGVSNAAALIKKAGEYGLL; this is encoded by the coding sequence ATGCAAACCAACAACACCATCTCCGTCATCGTTATAGAAGACCATAGCATTTTCATCGAAGGCCTGCGCACCGTCCTGGAGCATGCCCCGCAGCTCGACGTCGTGGCGGCATTTACCGATGGAGAAACAGCGCTGCATTATTTGAAGGAACATCCGGTAGATATCGCCCTGCTCGACATCAGCCTGCCGGGCGTACAAGGCCCGGAGGTCTGTCGCACTATAAAACGGGTATGCCCTCATACCGCTGTCATCGTACTCACCAACCATGCGGAGAAAAGCATGGTACTGGACATGCTGAAGAACGGAGCCGACGCCTACCTGTTAAAAAATGCTCCGAAAGAAGAGCTGTTACAGGTGATCACCCAGGTGCTCCGCCATGAGTATCAGTTACCGGGACCTTTACAACAACTTCTTTTTAAACCGGCGGCCAACCATAACGCCCCCTTCCCCAAACTTACACAACGGGAAAAAGAAGTCCTGCTGCTGGTCAGTGAAGGAGCCACCACGAAAGAGATCGCAGGCAAATTGTTTATCAGCCGCCAAACGGTGGAGTCGCATCGTCAGCACCTGATGCAGAAACTGGGGGTCAGTAATGCCGCCGCCTTAATCAAAAAGGCCGGGGAGTATGGATTGTTGTAG
- a CDS encoding SMI1/KNR4 family protein: MHHTLTTLDQHLSQLRPEFYASLNAPLTEEAIAALEKSYGITLPADVKALYQWKNGQRDDCYEAFVNNSAFVPLQEALEIAKELTGMIGYDFEAENWWHAAWIPLFHNGGGDYICYDAEGLFTGDKGQLLEFWHTDGDRNVIAPGLEAFLQLINQYYAGTDPATFDEFFTLERYPEGYPQRFYAG; this comes from the coding sequence ATGCATCACACGTTAACCACACTGGACCAACACCTGTCACAGTTAAGACCGGAATTTTATGCCAGCCTCAATGCACCGCTGACAGAAGAAGCTATCGCCGCACTGGAAAAGAGCTACGGCATCACGTTGCCTGCTGACGTGAAAGCCTTGTACCAATGGAAGAACGGTCAGCGGGATGACTGTTACGAAGCATTTGTCAATAATTCAGCATTTGTGCCCTTGCAGGAAGCACTGGAGATCGCCAAAGAACTGACAGGCATGATCGGGTATGACTTTGAAGCAGAGAATTGGTGGCATGCCGCCTGGATACCGCTTTTTCACAATGGCGGTGGCGATTATATCTGTTATGATGCGGAAGGGCTTTTCACCGGAGACAAAGGGCAACTGCTGGAGTTCTGGCATACCGACGGTGACAGGAATGTGATCGCGCCCGGACTGGAGGCCTTTTTACAGTTGATCAATCAATATTATGCCGGTACCGATCCTGCGACTTTTGATGAGTTTTTTACGTTGGAACGATATCCGGAAGGTTACCCCCAGCGGTTTTACGCAGGGTAG
- a CDS encoding thioredoxin family protein — MKKLISFCSLILVCSAASAQTGIAFFKGSWKELLEEARLQHRMIFVDVYTEWCGPCKYMDREVFTDPGVARKYADQFIAYKLDAEKGEGVTLARKYNVGAYPTFLFLNSDGYLVHKAVGEREKMPFTQLADVAVQAGADRNNPGNLEKMFNEGNREPGFLRNYLSRLAAADLDNSEVLDAYFAAIPAQVLNNDSTLLFLARQVNGTRSATLMYLMDHYHLLSDASKAQVTGRLFEKLVRKGAGTAFTDRRLVEYNALLAFGKQLYGLNAGQYKFLNRLDLLYSTLVRDYSLLKKAGYTMTEKAFSVSIDSIRREDKRRYDKIMQPFLSGEQDSTKMPGFAEERKIVAQIYSREISDQLYTAAHAFAQLPASEKQALADALQWARRCNELMPEIKGLADLIQELEKKKDNKRQ; from the coding sequence ATGAAAAAACTGATCTCCTTTTGCTCCCTGATACTTGTTTGTTCCGCTGCCTCTGCCCAAACCGGTATTGCTTTCTTTAAAGGCTCCTGGAAAGAACTACTGGAGGAGGCCCGCCTGCAGCACAGGATGATCTTTGTAGATGTGTATACCGAATGGTGCGGCCCCTGCAAATACATGGACCGGGAAGTGTTTACCGATCCCGGCGTGGCCCGGAAATACGCAGACCAGTTTATTGCCTATAAACTGGACGCTGAAAAAGGAGAGGGCGTGACGCTGGCCCGTAAGTATAACGTAGGCGCCTATCCGACGTTTCTGTTCCTGAACAGTGACGGTTACCTGGTGCATAAGGCAGTCGGCGAAAGAGAAAAGATGCCTTTTACCCAACTGGCGGATGTGGCGGTACAAGCGGGCGCTGACAGGAATAACCCGGGCAATCTTGAAAAGATGTTCAACGAAGGGAACCGGGAGCCGGGGTTTCTCAGGAACTATCTTTCCCGCCTTGCAGCGGCCGATCTGGACAACAGCGAAGTGCTGGACGCCTATTTTGCCGCTATCCCAGCACAGGTATTGAACAACGACAGTACATTGTTGTTTTTGGCCCGCCAGGTCAACGGGACACGATCAGCCACTTTGATGTACCTGATGGACCACTATCATCTTCTCAGCGACGCTTCCAAAGCACAGGTGACAGGCCGTCTTTTCGAAAAACTGGTCAGAAAGGGTGCCGGCACCGCGTTCACAGACCGGCGGCTGGTGGAGTATAATGCGCTGCTGGCATTCGGGAAGCAGTTATACGGCCTCAATGCCGGCCAATATAAGTTCCTGAACCGTCTCGATCTCCTCTACAGTACACTGGTGAGGGACTACAGCCTGCTGAAAAAGGCAGGTTACACGATGACTGAGAAAGCCTTCAGCGTTTCCATAGATTCTATCCGCCGGGAAGACAAACGGCGTTATGATAAAATCATGCAGCCTTTTTTGAGCGGGGAGCAAGACAGCACCAAAATGCCGGGGTTTGCGGAGGAGCGGAAAATCGTCGCCCAAATTTATTCAAGAGAAATCAGCGACCAGTTGTATACAGCTGCCCATGCCTTTGCGCAGCTGCCGGCATCGGAAAAACAAGCATTGGCAGACGCCCTGCAATGGGCCAGGCGGTGTAATGAGCTGATGCCTGAAATCAAAGGACTGGCAGATTTGATACAGGAACTGGAAAAGAAAAAAGACAATAAAAGACAATAA
- a CDS encoding AraC family transcriptional regulator has protein sequence MRRGKTVIPIHTLETAHGHGVVLRRLHAAGTGDILQPEAHRDDHYLFLLVTSGSCRFMIDFKQHDLRQNEVIYVYPGQVHVCTRADQVQAVALSLAPSLIPAIYSGALETVNGMQQPASLDTAATGILLQGLQLLEQLLEQPADMFFRQQMLAGAIDVCTGIFTGAYKDGQQADTNSNRPEMIMRQFRALLVNHYLTLRTPSAYAAALHISAAYLSETVSAQSGFTVHHWIHEQLMLEARRRLYHTDETIKEIAHGLGYEDHAYFSRLFRKKTGLTPQQFRAHSRK, from the coding sequence ATGAGGCGCGGGAAAACAGTTATTCCGATTCATACGCTGGAAACAGCCCACGGTCACGGCGTCGTGCTGCGGCGGTTGCACGCGGCCGGCACCGGTGATATCCTTCAGCCGGAGGCACACCGGGACGACCATTATCTTTTTCTGCTGGTAACAAGCGGCAGCTGCCGGTTTATGATCGACTTTAAACAGCACGACCTCCGGCAAAATGAAGTTATCTACGTATACCCGGGACAGGTACATGTCTGCACCCGTGCCGATCAGGTACAGGCGGTAGCGTTATCCCTGGCCCCTTCATTGATACCGGCTATTTACAGCGGAGCCCTTGAAACCGTTAACGGCATGCAGCAGCCGGCTTCCCTCGACACCGCTGCTACCGGCATATTGCTTCAGGGACTGCAATTACTGGAACAGCTGCTGGAACAGCCGGCAGACATGTTTTTCCGCCAGCAGATGCTGGCCGGCGCCATCGATGTGTGCACCGGTATCTTTACCGGCGCGTATAAAGACGGTCAACAAGCAGACACCAACAGCAACCGGCCTGAAATGATCATGCGCCAGTTCAGGGCGTTGCTGGTCAATCATTACCTTACGTTACGGACCCCTTCCGCATACGCAGCGGCCTTGCATATATCGGCCGCTTATCTGAGCGAAACGGTAAGCGCCCAGTCGGGGTTTACGGTCCACCATTGGATACATGAGCAACTGATGCTCGAAGCCCGGCGGCGGTTGTACCATACCGACGAAACGATCAAAGAAATAGCACATGGGCTGGGATATGAAGACCATGCTTACTTCTCCAGGCTATTCCGGAAAAAAACAGGGCTAACGCCACAACAATTTCGTGCCCATTCCCGAAAATAG
- a CDS encoding FAD-dependent oxidoreductase: MKVIIAGAGLGGLCLAQGLSKAGIGFEVYERDAAFDSRTQGYRIRIDHSGQQALAACLPSDLYNAFENTAALPAPVYTLDTRMQTMEDKWVDQWIRDEREIPADLKADRHTLRRVLMQGIEDHVHFGKELTAYSEQPDQTIQCLFADGETATADVLVIANGAASTLVAGCFPGTSLHDTGDICIYGKAPWNGELQQLLREGTNVIFGENIAGIIDVMQFNRTTRSSVMPPEDYLYWALIGQRSSFGLQPGQSLRLSVPQLQEAVAQATSTFPDALSPLFTGAAVTAGAIVPVRHSVQGGRSQQVRVTVSGDAIHTMSPAAGLGANTALRDAAALAAHLKKSADGHLPLMETLLNYEQEMLSYSAAAISASKKGSALLYNSGDNP, encoded by the coding sequence ATGAAAGTAATTATTGCAGGCGCCGGCCTGGGCGGCCTTTGCCTGGCACAGGGATTAAGCAAAGCCGGAATCGGTTTTGAAGTATATGAAAGAGATGCTGCTTTCGACAGCAGGACACAGGGCTACCGCATCAGGATAGACCATAGCGGCCAACAGGCGCTGGCTGCCTGCCTTCCGTCCGATTTATATAATGCCTTTGAGAACACTGCCGCCCTGCCGGCGCCCGTGTATACGCTCGATACCCGGATGCAGACGATGGAAGACAAATGGGTGGACCAATGGATAAGAGACGAGCGGGAAATACCTGCCGACCTGAAGGCTGACCGGCACACGTTACGGCGGGTGCTGATGCAGGGCATTGAAGACCATGTACATTTTGGCAAGGAGCTTACCGCATACAGTGAACAGCCCGACCAGACGATACAGTGCCTGTTCGCCGATGGAGAGACTGCCACGGCAGATGTGCTGGTAATAGCCAATGGCGCTGCTTCCACGCTGGTGGCCGGCTGTTTTCCCGGCACTTCCCTGCATGATACCGGCGACATCTGCATCTATGGTAAAGCTCCATGGAACGGGGAACTTCAGCAGTTGCTCCGGGAGGGCACCAATGTTATTTTCGGAGAAAACATTGCCGGTATTATCGACGTGATGCAGTTTAACCGGACCACGCGATCTTCCGTTATGCCTCCGGAAGATTATCTCTATTGGGCACTGATTGGTCAGCGCAGCAGTTTCGGGTTGCAGCCCGGCCAGTCGCTAAGGCTCTCTGTTCCGCAGTTACAGGAGGCCGTTGCGCAGGCTACCAGCACATTTCCTGATGCGCTGAGCCCTTTGTTTACCGGAGCGGCAGTCACCGCCGGCGCTATTGTGCCTGTGCGGCACTCGGTGCAGGGAGGTCGCTCTCAGCAGGTACGTGTAACCGTTAGCGGTGATGCCATACACACCATGAGTCCTGCTGCCGGGCTGGGCGCCAATACCGCTTTACGGGATGCCGCCGCGCTGGCAGCACACCTGAAAAAGTCGGCAGATGGTCATCTCCCCCTGATGGAAACATTATTAAATTATGAACAGGAGATGCTGTCATACAGCGCTGCGGCCATCAGCGCGTCCAAAAAGGGCAGTGCCTTACTTTACAACAGCGGAGATAATCCTTAA